The Plectropomus leopardus isolate mb chromosome 7, YSFRI_Pleo_2.0, whole genome shotgun sequence genome window below encodes:
- the glrx3 gene encoding glutaredoxin 3, whose amino-acid sequence MANLVDATTQQQFEDFLAKAGKCLTVVHFKATWSAQCDAMNDAMAELAKEHAHTTFVRLEAEAIPEVSEKYEISAVPTFVFFKGGEKVDRLDGANAPELSRKVQRLAVSGSPGGSAESGAADLNQRLKKLINAAPCMLFMKGSPQEPRCGFSRQILGILAEHKIQFSSFDILSDEEVRQGLKTYSNWPTYPQLYANGELVGGLDIVKELAESGELENTCPKAVTLEHRLKTIINQSPVMLFMKGNKEGARCGFSRQTLEILNETGVDYDTFDILQDEEVRQGLKTYSNWPTYPQLYVKGDLIGGLDIIKELKGSGDLVSVLKGE is encoded by the exons aTGGCGAATCTCGTGGATGCGACAACCCAGCAGCAGTTTGAAGATTTCCTGGCCAAAGCGGGAAAATGCCTGACTGTGGTACATTTCAAGGCGACGTGGTCTGCTCAGTGCGACGCAATGAACGACGCGATGGCCGAGCTGGCCAAGGAACACGCGCACACCACGTTTGTCAGACTGGAGGCAGAAGCGATTCCGGAGGTGTCGGAGAAGTATGAAATCAGCGCCGTCCCCACTTTCGTTTTCTTCAAGGGAGGGGAGAAGGTCGACCGCCTGGACGGAGCCAATGCCCCGGAGCTGAGCAGGAAGGTGCAGCGCCTGGCAGTCAGCGGGAGTCCGGGTGGATCTGCGGAAAGCGGCGCCGCAGACCTGAACCAGCGGCTGAAGAAGCTCATAAACGCGGCGCCCTGCATGCTCTTCATGAAGGGGTCCCCGCAGGAGCCTCGCTGCGGCTTCAGCCGGCAGATACTGGGTATACTGGCGGAGCACAAAATCCAGTTCAGCAGCTTCGACATCCTTTCTGACGAGGAGGTCCGACAG GGGCTGAAGACCTACTCCAACTGGCCCACCTACCCTCAGCTGTATGCCAACGGGGAGCTGGTGGGAGGACTGGACATTGTGAAGGAGCTGGCTGAGTCTGGAGAGCTGGAGAACACCTGCCCGAAAGCCGTCACCTTGGAGCACCGTCTCAAGACCATCATCAACCAGAGCCCAGTCATGCTCTTCATGAAGGGGAACAAGGAGGGCGCAAGATGCGGCTTCAGCAGGCAGACACTGGAGATTTTGAACGAAACCGGAGTAGATTATGACACGTTTGATATCCTGCAGGATGAAGAGGTGCGTCAGGGGCTCAAGACCTATTCTAACTGGCCAACCTACCCACAGCTGTACGTGAAAGGAGACCTGATAGGAGGATTGGACATAATCAAGGAGCTGAAGGGGAGTGGAGACCTCGTGTCAGTGCTGAAGGGGGAGTAG